A genomic stretch from Chitinophagaceae bacterium includes:
- a CDS encoding DUF1905 domain-containing protein, with the protein MERFTTIILKYRSQGEKTGWTYIEIPEEIPQKLKPGNKKEFKVKGKLDQYSFQRMSLYPVGGGKFIMSLNADIRKAIGKRQGASINVQISADESEFIFNADFMECLNDEPKALNHFKTLPGSHQRYFSKWIESAKTEITRAKRIVMAVNALSKKWGYGEMIRAGKDRKDSFS; encoded by the coding sequence ATGGAACGCTTTACCACAATAATATTGAAATACAGAAGCCAGGGTGAAAAAACCGGCTGGACCTATATTGAAATTCCTGAAGAAATACCACAAAAACTAAAACCTGGAAATAAAAAAGAGTTTAAGGTAAAAGGCAAACTCGATCAATATAGTTTTCAACGCATGTCGTTATACCCGGTTGGTGGCGGGAAATTTATTATGTCGCTGAATGCTGACATAAGAAAAGCAATCGGAAAAAGGCAAGGCGCATCAATTAATGTTCAGATATCAGCTGACGAAAGTGAATTTATTTTTAATGCTGATTTTATGGAATGTCTGAATGATGAGCCAAAAGCACTGAATCATTTCAAAACGCTGCCCGGCTCCCATCAACGCTATTTCAGCAAATGGATCGAAAGTGCAAAAACAGAAATAACCAGGGCAAAACGGATTGTAATGGCAGTAAATGCTTTGTCGAAAAAATGGGGTTACGGGGAAATGATCAGGGCCGGTAAGGACCGAAAAGACTCTTTTAGCTGA
- a CDS encoding YkgJ family cysteine cluster protein → MHLQTSLNIIQQLATEKEEENNRFVSFLKQQDMDTTDEQVNTLNKLIEPQIDCTACGNCCKNLMINVTEEEADRVAARLQLDRKNFDEQYLEKGGYGLMVINTIPCHFLADNKCTVYEDRFAGCREFPALHLPYFTKRLFTVMMHYNRCPIIFNVVEELKAETGFH, encoded by the coding sequence GTGCACCTGCAAACATCACTTAATATCATTCAGCAACTGGCAACTGAAAAAGAAGAAGAAAACAACCGCTTTGTTTCATTCCTGAAGCAACAGGATATGGATACGACGGATGAACAGGTTAACACACTGAACAAACTCATTGAACCGCAGATTGACTGCACTGCCTGCGGCAACTGCTGCAAAAATTTAATGATCAATGTAACGGAAGAAGAAGCTGACCGTGTTGCAGCAAGATTACAACTCGACAGAAAAAATTTTGATGAACAGTACCTCGAAAAAGGCGGTTATGGTTTAATGGTCATCAATACAATTCCCTGTCATTTCTTAGCAGATAATAAATGCACAGTGTACGAAGACCGGTTTGCCGGTTGCCGTGAATTCCCCGCCCTGCATCTCCCCTATTTTACAAAGAGATTATTTACGGTGATGATGCATTACAACCGCTGCCCGATTATTTTTAATGTGGTGGAAGAACTGAAAGCAGAAACAGGATTTCATTAA
- a CDS encoding OmpA family protein, which yields MKLTQILTAVALLAFSSVYAQEKPVKKGKMLSYNISFADYRLPKKINDSSLSTALKEKDWLKPVNKSLGMGLSFWKGLTPHIDFSGSLTGTFSNFPAFFIKGDTIGEARFTPQLDALLHFRMFRETAVVNPFLTGGIGAGYFHNQFAAYAPLGTGLQFRFNQGVYLFVQMQWRMKLTSGINEDYILYSVGFAQDAVLKKKKKPAADKPVKSALLPDKDGDGVEDKNDQCPTVKGTVNGCPDADGDGVADKDDKCKDAAGVARYSGCPVPDADKDGINDEEDKCKDKSGVARYDGCPIPDTDKDGVNDEEDKCPKEAGTVINGGCPEIKQEVKQKVDFAARNISFEFASDVILKKSNKALDEVVKILQDNPELKLNIEAHADNRGTPERNMMWSERRAKAVAVYFILKGIAPNRISYKGFGDTKPLADNATEKGRAKNRRVEMKVNY from the coding sequence ATGAAACTGACCCAAATTCTAACCGCTGTGGCCTTGCTGGCCTTTTCTTCTGTTTATGCACAGGAGAAACCTGTAAAAAAAGGGAAAATGCTTTCCTACAATATCAGCTTTGCTGATTATCGACTACCGAAAAAAATCAACGATTCTTCGCTCAGTACAGCACTGAAAGAGAAAGACTGGCTGAAACCAGTCAATAAATCATTGGGTATGGGCCTTAGTTTCTGGAAAGGGCTAACCCCGCATATCGACTTTTCAGGGTCATTAACCGGAACTTTTTCCAACTTCCCTGCTTTTTTTATTAAAGGTGATACGATTGGTGAGGCAAGGTTTACACCGCAGTTAGATGCCCTGCTGCACTTCAGAATGTTTAGAGAAACAGCAGTTGTGAATCCTTTTTTAACGGGCGGTATCGGGGCGGGATATTTTCATAACCAGTTTGCAGCCTATGCTCCTTTAGGAACAGGTTTGCAATTCCGATTCAACCAGGGGGTGTACCTGTTTGTACAGATGCAATGGCGCATGAAATTAACTTCAGGGATCAATGAGGATTACATATTATATAGTGTAGGTTTTGCACAGGATGCAGTACTTAAAAAGAAAAAAAAGCCAGCTGCTGATAAGCCCGTAAAGTCAGCCCTTTTGCCTGATAAAGACGGAGATGGTGTGGAAGATAAGAACGATCAATGCCCAACTGTAAAAGGAACGGTGAATGGTTGTCCTGATGCAGATGGCGATGGTGTTGCAGATAAAGATGATAAATGTAAAGATGCAGCCGGTGTTGCAAGATATAGCGGATGCCCTGTGCCGGATGCAGACAAAGACGGCATTAATGATGAAGAAGATAAATGTAAAGACAAATCGGGTGTTGCACGATATGATGGATGCCCGATTCCTGATACAGATAAAGATGGTGTTAATGATGAAGAAGACAAATGCCCTAAAGAAGCAGGCACAGTAATAAATGGCGGCTGTCCTGAAATTAAACAGGAAGTAAAACAGAAAGTGGATTTTGCTGCCAGGAATATTTCCTTTGAATTTGCAAGTGATGTAATCCTTAAAAAATCAAACAAAGCGCTTGATGAAGTAGTTAAAATCTTACAGGACAACCCTGAACTGAAGTTAAACATCGAAGCACATGCTGACAACCGTGGTACTCCTGAACGGAATATGATGTGGAGTGAACGCAGGGCAAAGGCCGTTGCCGTTTACTTTATCCTGAAAGGAATTGCGCCAAACAGAATTAGCTATAAAGGCTTCGGCGACACAAAACCTCTGGCCGATAATGCAACCGAAAAAGGAAGGGCAAAGAACCGGAGAGTAGAAATGAAAGTGAATTATTAA
- a CDS encoding BON domain-containing protein, with protein sequence MKKTLQLSLVLIASLLVLGITACKKKLKDADIQTAIETVLKADADMAGTMVSVKDGVATLSGVCTDEACKAKCEEAVRKIEGVKSIVNNCTVAPPEVVVPPVSDALSQAIADAVKDFPGVKTELKDGVLTLTGEIQRASLQKMMQGLNALRSLGLKDINSKELVKK encoded by the coding sequence ATGAAAAAAACACTCCAACTGAGTCTGGTGCTGATAGCATCATTGCTTGTGCTCGGAATTACCGCCTGTAAAAAGAAATTAAAAGATGCCGACATTCAAACAGCGATTGAAACCGTTTTAAAAGCTGATGCTGATATGGCGGGTACAATGGTAAGCGTAAAAGATGGAGTTGCTACTTTAAGTGGGGTATGCACGGATGAAGCCTGCAAAGCCAAATGCGAAGAAGCGGTAAGAAAGATTGAAGGTGTAAAATCAATTGTCAACAATTGTACTGTAGCTCCCCCTGAAGTTGTTGTGCCTCCTGTTTCGGATGCATTAAGCCAGGCAATTGCTGATGCGGTAAAAGATTTCCCTGGTGTTAAAACAGAACTGAAAGATGGCGTACTTACACTTACCGGTGAAATTCAAAGAGCTAGTCTGCAAAAAATGATGCAGGGATTGAATGCACTGAGATCATTAGGATTGAAAGATATTAATTCAAAAGAACTGGTAAAAAAATAA
- a CDS encoding SH3 domain-containing protein encodes MALQDKYKELVDTATAAPVINLKVREQDGVLYIDGESTGAVKQQLWDIYGKLDPDYASGDLMLNINSVAGISEGAKLKVTTNRSNLNIRSGPSTQDTIVGKAARHEVVTLVRKENDQWWFIKTDAGEEGYSFTQYLTPVE; translated from the coding sequence ATGGCATTACAAGATAAATACAAAGAACTGGTTGATACCGCAACTGCAGCACCTGTTATAAATTTAAAGGTTCGTGAACAGGATGGCGTACTATACATTGATGGTGAAAGCACAGGTGCAGTAAAACAGCAGTTGTGGGACATCTATGGCAAACTTGATCCTGATTATGCTTCAGGCGACCTGATGCTGAACATTAACAGTGTAGCAGGTATCAGCGAAGGTGCTAAATTAAAAGTAACCACCAACCGCAGCAACCTCAATATCCGCAGCGGCCCCAGTACTCAGGATACCATTGTTGGTAAAGCAGCAAGACATGAAGTTGTTACACTTGTTCGCAAAGAAAACGATCAGTGGTGGTTTATTAAAACCGATGCAGGCGAAGAAGGATATTCCTTTACACAATACTTAACACCTGTTGAATAA
- a CDS encoding isoamylase early set domain-containing protein, whose product MVQKTYFKTKDYCKVKFAFKPENAETVEILGLNSDWKNSIVMSKKKDGTFSDEVNLPKETKHEFKYLVNATEWLNEPEADELLPNEFGGSNSVIVL is encoded by the coding sequence ATGGTACAAAAAACTTATTTCAAGACAAAAGATTACTGCAAAGTGAAGTTTGCATTTAAGCCTGAAAATGCCGAAACAGTTGAAATCCTTGGCTTGAACAGTGACTGGAAGAACTCTATTGTAATGAGTAAAAAGAAAGACGGAACCTTCAGTGATGAAGTTAACCTGCCTAAAGAAACAAAACACGAATTTAAATACTTAGTGAATGCAACTGAATGGCTGAATGAGCCCGAAGCTGACGAATTACTGCCAAACGAATTTGGTGGAAGCAACAGTGTAATCGTGTTGTAA
- a CDS encoding formimidoylglutamase → MQRFRFYNKEDVLTLTKIRRFETKLGERVQLVNTREQFEQVLEKSNAKYVLFGIPEDIGVKANGGVGGTNTAWFPFLNAFLNTQSSDFLQGDEIMLLGHFDFSDIETLIEGNAHGHDEKIEAYRHAVTLVDEDVEQLTKIITARNKIPIAIGGGHNNAYPLIKGAAKGLHKAGVLPLAQINCINLDAHTDYRPAEGRHSGNAFRYAEDDGYLQKYCVVGVHENYIHQNVWIDIVNNPFIDLITYEDIFLHEKRNFIQSVAHATGFTEDMHTGIELDLDCIEHTLSSAITPSGITALHARKYISFAATDCKVAYLHICEGASFLNDGRKNDTTGKLISYLVSDFIKAHTAI, encoded by the coding sequence ATGCAACGCTTCCGTTTTTATAATAAAGAGGATGTTCTTACGCTTACCAAGATCCGCCGTTTTGAAACCAAGTTAGGTGAAAGGGTTCAGCTTGTAAATACCCGTGAACAGTTTGAACAGGTGCTGGAAAAATCAAATGCCAAGTATGTGTTGTTTGGTATTCCGGAGGATATTGGTGTAAAAGCAAATGGTGGAGTAGGAGGAACAAATACAGCCTGGTTTCCATTCTTAAATGCTTTTTTAAATACTCAGAGCAGTGATTTTTTGCAGGGTGATGAAATTATGCTGCTGGGTCATTTTGATTTTTCTGACATAGAAACTTTAATTGAAGGAAATGCTCATGGGCATGATGAAAAGATTGAAGCCTACCGTCATGCTGTAACGCTGGTGGATGAAGATGTAGAGCAATTAACAAAAATCATTACAGCAAGAAATAAAATTCCAATCGCAATTGGTGGCGGACATAATAATGCTTATCCTTTAATTAAAGGTGCAGCCAAGGGTTTACATAAGGCAGGCGTTTTACCACTTGCACAAATTAATTGCATTAATCTCGATGCACATACTGATTACCGTCCTGCAGAAGGACGACACAGCGGTAACGCATTCCGCTACGCAGAAGATGATGGTTACCTGCAGAAATACTGTGTGGTAGGCGTACATGAAAATTATATTCACCAGAATGTGTGGATCGACATTGTGAATAATCCGTTCATTGATTTAATTACGTATGAAGATATTTTTCTTCACGAAAAAAGAAACTTTATTCAGTCTGTAGCACATGCAACCGGTTTTACGGAAGACATGCATACCGGTATTGAGCTGGATCTTGATTGTATTGAACATACACTCAGCAGCGCCATTACGCCAAGCGGCATTACAGCCTTACATGCAAGAAAATACATCAGCTTTGCTGCTACTGACTGCAAGGTTGCCTACCTCCATATTTGTGAAGGCGCCAGTTTTTTAAATGATGGAAGAAAGAACGACACTACCGGTAAACTCATCAGTTACCTGGTAAGCGATTTTATAAAAGCGCATACGGCAATTTAA